The following are from one region of the Deinococcus radiopugnans ATCC 19172 genome:
- a CDS encoding DUF937 domain-containing protein, with protein sequence MMDIFNMLGGMGNAQQQISQQTGATPQQSESAMEAAIPLLLGAMTRNASSPDGAASLAGALGQHDGSALEQFSQGNTPNLQEGQKILGHVFGNQQQSAANAVSKRAGIDPQLAMQILSMAAPLVLGYLARQRQQGGQQGQGGGDLGGLLGGLLGGGSAGGLGGMLGGLLGGGQQPPQPQMQERGGVLGGGPVISGLPPQQNHAQQGGAGGIVGTLNNVLDRDGDGNALNDLIGMFSGRR encoded by the coding sequence ATGATGGACATCTTCAACATGCTCGGCGGGATGGGCAACGCGCAGCAGCAGATCAGCCAGCAGACCGGGGCCACCCCCCAGCAGTCCGAAAGCGCAATGGAGGCGGCGATTCCGCTGCTGCTCGGGGCCATGACCCGCAACGCCAGCAGCCCGGACGGCGCGGCCTCGCTGGCCGGCGCGCTGGGCCAGCACGACGGCAGCGCGCTGGAGCAGTTCAGCCAGGGCAACACGCCCAACCTGCAAGAAGGCCAGAAGATCCTGGGCCACGTGTTCGGCAACCAGCAGCAGTCGGCGGCCAATGCGGTGAGCAAACGCGCCGGCATTGACCCGCAGCTCGCCATGCAGATTCTGAGCATGGCCGCGCCGCTGGTGCTGGGCTACCTGGCCCGGCAGCGTCAGCAGGGCGGCCAGCAGGGCCAGGGCGGCGGCGATCTCGGCGGCCTGCTGGGTGGCTTGCTCGGCGGCGGTTCTGCTGGCGGCCTGGGTGGCATGCTCGGCGGGCTTCTGGGCGGCGGTCAGCAGCCCCCTCAGCCCCAGATGCAGGAGAGGGGCGGCGTGCTGGGCGGCGGCCCGGTGATTTCCGGCCTGCCCCCGCAGCAGAACCACGCTCAGCAGGGCGGCGCGGGCGGCATCGTCGGCACCCTGAACAACGTGCTCGACCGGGACGGCGACGGCAACGCCCTGAACGATCTGATCGGGATGTTCAGCGGGCGGCGCTGA
- a CDS encoding acyl-CoA dehydrogenase family protein translates to MTKSPPNPMALLAQIDMDALGRLSQKVDLPGLLNAASAMSDGQLKQLSRMLAGGGGEDGQKELPEADGDFYGQMDTLTAEEREVAHTTRRFMHEHVAPIMNEYWSRDEFPRQLIPELRKLDLLRKIWNEDGSRKPNATVMEGLVTLEACKVDVSTAVFFGVHAGLAFASIALGGSDEQKAEWLPKMMDLEAIGAFGLTEPEGGSQVSQGMRTTCKRDGDGWTLRGQKKWIGNSTFSDMTVIWARDVDTQEVRGFIVRAGTPGYNVEKIEGKIALRIVENGLITLDDCRVPDSDRLQNVQGWRTTAEVLKLTRAGVAWQGVGCAMGAYELAVTYSQEREQFGKRIGEFQLIQNHLVHMLGNVTSMFALCLRLSHMADGGDMKDEHAALAKVFTAARCRETVAFAREAFGGNGILLEYGVAKHFADTEAIYSYEGTNEINTLVVGRAITGLSAFV, encoded by the coding sequence ATGACCAAATCCCCTCCCAATCCGATGGCCCTGCTCGCGCAGATCGACATGGACGCCCTGGGGCGCCTGAGTCAGAAGGTGGACCTGCCCGGCCTGCTGAATGCCGCCTCAGCCATGAGCGACGGACAGCTCAAGCAGCTCTCGCGCATGCTGGCGGGCGGCGGCGGCGAGGACGGGCAGAAGGAACTGCCTGAGGCCGACGGTGACTTCTACGGCCAGATGGACACCCTGACCGCCGAGGAGCGCGAGGTGGCCCACACCACCCGGCGGTTCATGCACGAGCACGTCGCCCCGATCATGAACGAGTACTGGAGCCGCGACGAGTTTCCCAGACAGCTGATTCCCGAACTGCGCAAGCTGGACCTGCTGCGCAAGATCTGGAACGAGGACGGCAGCCGCAAGCCCAACGCCACCGTGATGGAAGGGCTGGTGACGCTGGAGGCCTGCAAGGTGGACGTGTCCACCGCCGTCTTCTTCGGTGTTCACGCGGGCCTGGCCTTTGCGAGCATCGCGCTGGGCGGCAGCGACGAGCAGAAGGCCGAGTGGCTGCCCAAAATGATGGATCTGGAAGCCATCGGGGCTTTCGGGCTGACCGAACCGGAGGGCGGCTCGCAGGTCAGCCAGGGCATGCGGACCACCTGCAAGCGCGACGGTGACGGGTGGACGCTGCGCGGGCAGAAGAAGTGGATTGGCAACAGCACCTTCAGCGACATGACCGTGATCTGGGCGCGCGACGTGGACACGCAGGAGGTGCGCGGCTTTATCGTGCGCGCCGGCACGCCGGGCTACAACGTGGAGAAGATCGAGGGCAAGATTGCCCTGCGAATCGTCGAGAACGGCCTGATCACCCTGGACGACTGCCGCGTGCCCGACAGCGACCGCCTGCAGAACGTGCAGGGCTGGCGCACCACCGCCGAGGTGCTCAAACTGACCCGCGCGGGCGTGGCGTGGCAGGGCGTGGGCTGCGCGATGGGCGCGTATGAACTGGCCGTGACGTACAGCCAGGAACGCGAGCAGTTCGGCAAGCGCATCGGCGAGTTCCAGCTGATCCAGAACCACTTGGTCCACATGCTGGGCAACGTGACCAGCATGTTCGCGCTGTGCCTGCGCCTGAGCCACATGGCGGACGGCGGCGATATGAAGGACGAACACGCCGCCCTGGCCAAGGTGTTCACGGCGGCGCGCTGCCGCGAGACGGTGGCCTTCGCCCGCGAGGCGTTCGGCGGCAACGGCATCCTGCTGGAGTACGGCGTCGCCAAGCACTTCGCCGACACCGAGGCCATCTACTCCTACGAGGGCACCAACGAGATCAACACGCTGGTGGTGGGCCGCGCCATCACGGGCCTGAGCGCCTTCGTCTGA
- a CDS encoding M1 family metallopeptidase, which translates to MTRFTFSLVRRSSSLLALALLAGTQGQTATPTAVPTLPPPSALITAQPIGDSIFPALGQAGLDVLNYDLDLFVDRPGRSELRGTVVLTVTATQPLPVLSLDFLGPQVLDVRWEGLPAPYRHDQTAGKLTIQPPQPLRPGTLARVTVRFAGKAGVRPDPDLPIDVGWQAVPAQGDRVGANFTLSEPDGTRTFLPVNDHPSDPATFTTRVTVPAGYTAAASGVERAEVAAPDGGRTFTFEQAQPIPTYTLAIHVNQFERVDAAAVPVGVAGSDVLRRDYFPVGTQADTRAAYTSTGEILKVLAEWFGPYPFSAYGSAIVTPRVPALETATLSTMPVTSSNTRVLVHETAHQWFGDQLTLADWSEVWLNEGFATYAELLWAQAQGEAGEDIVRGWYARAGRSQTRPLVATSEAQLFDTTAYIRGALALHAVRVTVDDAAFKGYLRGWVAGFHNRPVTTADLLAYTRTRLGATAGAALRLWAESPELPPFPQR; encoded by the coding sequence ATGACTCGCTTCACGTTCAGCCTGGTCCGGCGGTCTTCCAGTCTGCTGGCCCTGGCCCTCCTAGCCGGCACCCAGGGACAGACGGCCACGCCAACGGCCGTCCCCACGCTGCCGCCCCCATCCGCCCTGATCACCGCGCAGCCCATCGGTGATTCCATCTTCCCGGCGCTGGGTCAGGCCGGGCTGGACGTGCTGAATTACGATCTGGACCTGTTCGTGGACCGGCCCGGCCGCTCCGAACTGCGCGGCACGGTGGTGCTGACGGTGACCGCCACCCAGCCCCTGCCGGTGCTGAGTCTGGATTTCCTGGGACCACAGGTGCTGGACGTGCGCTGGGAGGGCCTGCCCGCTCCTTACCGCCACGATCAGACGGCGGGCAAGCTGACCATTCAGCCGCCCCAACCGCTGCGGCCCGGCACCCTCGCCAGAGTCACCGTGCGTTTCGCCGGAAAGGCGGGCGTGCGGCCTGACCCCGACTTGCCCATTGATGTGGGCTGGCAGGCGGTCCCGGCCCAGGGTGACCGGGTGGGCGCGAACTTCACCCTCAGCGAGCCGGACGGCACCCGCACCTTCCTGCCGGTCAACGATCACCCCTCGGACCCGGCCACCTTCACCACCCGCGTCACCGTTCCTGCCGGATACACCGCGGCGGCCAGCGGCGTGGAGCGTGCCGAGGTCGCCGCGCCGGACGGGGGCCGCACCTTCACCTTCGAGCAGGCGCAGCCGATTCCCACCTATACCCTGGCGATTCACGTCAACCAGTTTGAGCGGGTGGATGCCGCGGCCGTCCCCGTCGGCGTGGCCGGTTCGGATGTACTGAGACGCGATTATTTCCCCGTCGGTACTCAGGCCGACACGCGCGCTGCCTACACCTCCACGGGCGAGATCCTGAAGGTGCTGGCCGAATGGTTCGGCCCCTATCCTTTCAGCGCCTACGGTTCGGCCATCGTCACGCCCCGCGTGCCGGCGCTGGAGACGGCCACGCTGTCCACCATGCCGGTCACGTCCAGCAACACGCGCGTGCTGGTCCACGAAACCGCCCACCAGTGGTTCGGGGACCAGCTCACCCTGGCCGACTGGTCCGAGGTCTGGCTCAACGAGGGCTTCGCCACCTACGCCGAACTGCTGTGGGCGCAGGCCCAGGGCGAGGCGGGCGAGGACATCGTGCGCGGCTGGTACGCCCGCGCAGGCCGCAGCCAGACCCGCCCGCTGGTGGCCACCAGCGAAGCTCAACTGTTCGACACCACCGCGTACATCCGGGGAGCGCTGGCCCTGCACGCCGTCCGGGTGACGGTGGACGACGCGGCCTTCAAAGGCTATCTACGAGGCTGGGTGGCCGGGTTCCACAACCGCCCCGTGACCACCGCCGATCTGCTGGCCTACACCCGCACCCGGCTGGGGGCCACGGCAGGGGCGGCGCTCCGGCTGTGGGCCGAGTCGCCGGAGTTGCCCCCCTTTCCGCAAAGGTAA
- the ppgK gene encoding polyphosphate--glucose phosphotransferase, with protein sequence MSAILGIDIGGSGIKGAPVDTTTGKLLEDRHRIPTPEGAHPEAVKDVVAELARHFGVDGPIGVTFPGIVQHGRTLSAANVDKAWIGLDADALFTQATGQAVHLINDADAAGLAEARFGAGAGVNGTVLVLTFGTGIGSALIHNGVLVPNTELGHLWLRDKEAEGWASDRARERDDLNWKQWSKRVSTYLQHLELLFSPDLFIIGGGVSKKADKWQEHIKLERSTLVPAKLLNEAGIIGAAMMAQEGGAEPEKKGESAKKPTASRTAPKPDGKGAKKK encoded by the coding sequence ATGAGCGCGATCCTGGGCATCGACATTGGCGGCAGCGGCATCAAGGGCGCACCCGTGGACACCACCACCGGCAAGCTGCTGGAAGACCGGCACCGCATCCCCACCCCCGAAGGCGCGCATCCGGAGGCCGTCAAGGACGTGGTGGCCGAACTGGCCAGACACTTTGGCGTGGACGGCCCTATCGGTGTCACCTTTCCCGGCATCGTGCAGCATGGGCGCACCCTCAGCGCGGCCAACGTGGACAAGGCCTGGATCGGGCTGGACGCCGACGCGCTGTTTACCCAGGCCACCGGGCAGGCGGTTCACCTGATCAACGACGCCGACGCCGCCGGACTGGCCGAGGCCCGCTTCGGCGCGGGTGCGGGCGTGAACGGCACGGTGCTGGTGCTGACCTTCGGCACCGGCATCGGCAGCGCCCTGATCCACAACGGCGTCCTGGTGCCCAACACCGAACTGGGCCACCTGTGGCTGCGCGACAAGGAGGCCGAGGGCTGGGCCTCGGACCGCGCCCGCGAGCGCGACGACCTGAACTGGAAGCAGTGGAGCAAGCGCGTCAGCACCTACCTGCAACACCTGGAACTGCTGTTCAGCCCGGACCTGTTTATCATCGGCGGGGGCGTCAGCAAGAAGGCCGACAAGTGGCAGGAACACATCAAGCTGGAGCGCAGCACCCTCGTGCCCGCCAAACTGCTGAACGAGGCGGGCATCATCGGCGCGGCCATGATGGCCCAGGAAGGCGGCGCAGAACCAGAGAAGAAAGGAGAGTCTGCGAAGAAGCCCACGGCTTCCAGGACTGCGCCAAAGCCCGACGGCAAAGGGGCGAAGAAGAAGTAG
- a CDS encoding TetR/AcrR family transcriptional regulator translates to MDSSSLRERQKERRRARIYSVAIELFKRGGFQTTTATDIAKASNVSRGTFFNYYPYKEAVLLDYGSEVMDRLRDQAESRLSQGIPPLAVLYEIWDALAEENARERDLFPPLAYEVMNPNPERARTAYQALPLSKVIELILRPLHQSGQMRTDLSLQRISNLIADTYLMVALRWSAYGTDRPLQEEMRLALNLLLEGAVRRDLVRP, encoded by the coding sequence ATGGATTCTTCCTCGCTGCGTGAACGCCAGAAGGAGCGCCGACGCGCCCGCATCTACAGTGTCGCCATCGAACTGTTCAAGCGGGGCGGCTTCCAGACCACCACGGCCACCGACATCGCCAAGGCCAGCAACGTCTCGCGCGGCACCTTCTTCAACTACTACCCCTACAAGGAAGCCGTGCTGCTCGACTACGGCTCCGAAGTGATGGACCGCCTGCGCGATCAGGCCGAGTCGCGCCTGTCGCAGGGCATCCCGCCGCTGGCGGTGCTGTATGAGATCTGGGACGCGCTGGCCGAGGAAAACGCCCGTGAGCGTGACCTGTTCCCCCCGCTGGCCTACGAGGTCATGAACCCCAACCCCGAACGCGCCCGCACCGCGTATCAGGCGCTGCCGCTGAGCAAGGTGATCGAGCTGATCCTGCGCCCGCTGCACCAGTCCGGGCAGATGCGCACGGACCTGAGCCTGCAGCGCATCAGCAACCTGATTGCCGACACCTACCTGATGGTGGCCCTGCGCTGGAGCGCCTACGGCACCGACCGTCCGCTGCAGGAGGAGATGCGCCTGGCGCTGAACCTGCTGCTGGAAGGCGCGGTGCGCCGCGATCTGGTCCGGCCCTAG
- a CDS encoding complex I NDUFA9 subunit family protein, which translates to MKILVTGGTGFVGQAIVGELVARGHAVWAGSREGKEGGAGQPIRLDVTDPASVLNAVAQTDPDAVVHLVGIIAEKGAQTFQAVHVDGTRHVLAAVPRGARYVHMSALGADVDSASGYSASKGRAETLVRESGLRYTIFEPSLIFGVGDDFFGRVLRELVSAAPIVPQIGDGTFPFRPVSVQDVAQAFAGAAETDTGLNETYALTGPEEYTFRQLLELELDALGKKKPIVPVPIVLMNLAVPLMNLLPNPPITKDQYAMLKEGNTAPNEPARTVFNLPMLKLPDHLPQIVAGAKG; encoded by the coding sequence GTGAAGATACTCGTGACCGGGGGAACCGGATTTGTCGGGCAGGCCATCGTCGGGGAACTTGTCGCGCGCGGCCATGCGGTCTGGGCCGGCAGCCGCGAGGGCAAAGAGGGCGGCGCGGGGCAGCCGATCCGGCTGGACGTGACCGATCCGGCCAGCGTCCTGAATGCGGTGGCCCAGACGGACCCCGACGCCGTCGTGCATCTGGTGGGCATCATTGCCGAGAAAGGAGCGCAGACCTTTCAGGCCGTGCATGTGGACGGGACCCGACACGTGCTGGCCGCCGTGCCGCGCGGGGCACGCTACGTCCACATGAGTGCGCTGGGGGCCGATGTGGACAGCGCCAGCGGCTACAGCGCCAGCAAGGGCCGCGCCGAGACGCTGGTGCGCGAGAGTGGCCTGCGCTACACCATCTTCGAGCCCAGCCTGATCTTCGGCGTGGGCGACGACTTCTTCGGACGGGTGCTGCGCGAACTGGTGAGCGCCGCGCCCATCGTGCCGCAGATCGGCGACGGCACCTTTCCTTTCCGGCCCGTCAGCGTGCAGGACGTGGCCCAGGCGTTCGCAGGCGCTGCCGAGACGGACACGGGCCTGAATGAGACCTACGCCCTCACCGGCCCGGAGGAATACACCTTCCGTCAATTGCTGGAGCTGGAGCTGGACGCGCTGGGCAAGAAAAAGCCCATAGTGCCCGTGCCGATCGTGCTGATGAATCTGGCGGTGCCGCTGATGAACCTGCTGCCCAACCCGCCGATCACCAAAGACCAGTACGCCATGCTCAAGGAGGGCAATACCGCCCCCAACGAGCCTGCCCGGACCGTGTTCAACCTGCCCATGCTGAAGCTGCCGGATCACCTGCCGCAAATCGTGGCGGGGGCGAAGGGGTAG
- a CDS encoding ABC transporter permease, translating into MQAALPSTRPNVALYASVARLGFRRQFAYPQAALWGLITNLFFGVLRIAVLVALFGQTPQVAGYTVQDAITYTGLTQAFIMALSLFGWTDFMRTVHRGEVASDLLRPHDLLPWWAAQDAGRAAGQFVLRGLPMLALFALVWGATFPRGLDGWLPTTLSLLLAWACGFAFRFLVNCAAFWSADAVGFGRFAWAVLGLGSGFLMPLAFFPGWFQTILAFTPFPSMMNTTVELWLGVRAGPEAWAALAVQLGWALLLWALAAFVLSRGLRRLEVAGG; encoded by the coding sequence ATGCAAGCGGCCCTGCCCTCCACCCGCCCCAACGTGGCCCTGTACGCCTCGGTGGCGCGGCTGGGCTTCCGGCGGCAGTTCGCGTACCCGCAGGCGGCGCTGTGGGGGCTGATCACCAACCTGTTTTTCGGGGTTCTGCGGATCGCGGTGCTGGTGGCACTGTTCGGTCAGACGCCACAGGTGGCCGGCTACACCGTGCAGGACGCCATCACCTACACCGGACTCACGCAGGCGTTCATCATGGCGCTGTCTCTCTTTGGCTGGACGGATTTCATGCGAACCGTCCACCGGGGCGAGGTGGCCTCTGACCTGCTGCGCCCTCACGATCTGCTGCCGTGGTGGGCGGCGCAGGACGCGGGCCGGGCGGCAGGCCAGTTCGTGCTGCGCGGCCTGCCGATGCTGGCGCTGTTTGCGCTGGTCTGGGGCGCCACCTTTCCGAGGGGTCTGGACGGCTGGCTGCCCACCACCCTGAGCCTGCTGCTGGCCTGGGCCTGCGGCTTCGCCTTCCGCTTTCTGGTCAACTGCGCGGCCTTCTGGTCAGCGGATGCCGTTGGTTTTGGCCGCTTCGCGTGGGCGGTGCTGGGTCTGGGCAGCGGCTTTCTGATGCCCCTGGCCTTCTTTCCGGGGTGGTTTCAGACCATCCTGGCCTTTACTCCCTTTCCCAGCATGATGAACACCACCGTGGAACTCTGGCTGGGTGTCCGGGCGGGGCCGGAGGCGTGGGCAGCACTGGCCGTGCAACTGGGCTGGGCGCTGCTGCTGTGGGCGCTGGCGGCCTTCGTCCTGTCGCGCGGCTTGCGGCGGCTGGAGGTGGCGGGTGGCTAG
- a CDS encoding MerR family transcriptional regulator: MNADGGPQEQWANTAMFTASEVEAQTGVAAATLRQWERRYGFPRPVRNTSGYRLYSPQDIQDIGVMQDHQRRGVSARRAAELTLRGMSSGSGALPSRVSQHRPQSPQLQPPGPPPVPEPPARRPEVQVDGLAHALARALVAADYAQAGDILAEAHARLPVEDVMTHVMSPSLVEIGSLWARGEITIAHERGASHYLRSRLSALMEVAGVEENREGGWGPLVVAACAPGEQHELGLMMLTLALRRRGVRVAYLGANVPLGDLTTFAHEREAQALLLAVNGEWALQDWATGEWADGRWVPDAHAAARPVRPLNGGGEGATPILRRLGLPVFLGGALMNERPELAAALGGLYAGPDAPAAASMISGTLGLQSEARSAHSAPRGSPPHHSPPNDSGSHDSPPQGEDQ; encoded by the coding sequence ATGAATGCGGATGGCGGACCTCAGGAACAGTGGGCCAACACGGCCATGTTCACCGCCTCGGAAGTCGAGGCGCAGACCGGGGTGGCCGCCGCGACGTTGCGTCAGTGGGAACGGCGCTACGGTTTTCCCCGGCCAGTTCGCAACACCAGCGGCTACCGCCTGTATTCGCCCCAGGACATCCAGGATATTGGCGTGATGCAAGATCACCAGCGGCGCGGCGTCAGCGCCCGGCGGGCGGCGGAGCTGACCCTGCGCGGCATGTCGAGCGGCAGCGGTGCGTTGCCTTCGCGAGTGTCACAGCACCGGCCACAGTCACCGCAGCTCCAGCCCCCAGGACCGCCGCCCGTGCCCGAGCCGCCGGCCAGGCGCCCCGAGGTTCAGGTGGACGGCCTGGCGCACGCGCTGGCCCGCGCGTTAGTCGCCGCCGATTACGCGCAGGCCGGGGACATACTGGCTGAGGCGCATGCCCGCCTCCCAGTGGAGGACGTGATGACGCACGTCATGTCGCCGTCGTTGGTGGAAATTGGCTCGCTGTGGGCGCGAGGCGAGATCACCATTGCCCACGAGCGCGGGGCCAGCCACTACCTGCGCTCGCGCCTCTCGGCCCTGATGGAAGTTGCGGGCGTCGAGGAAAACCGTGAAGGTGGCTGGGGGCCGCTGGTGGTGGCCGCTTGCGCGCCCGGCGAGCAGCACGAACTGGGCCTGATGATGCTGACGCTGGCCCTGCGCCGCCGCGGCGTGCGGGTGGCGTACCTGGGCGCGAACGTGCCGCTGGGCGACCTGACCACCTTCGCCCACGAGCGGGAGGCGCAGGCCCTGTTGCTGGCCGTCAACGGCGAATGGGCGTTGCAGGACTGGGCCACCGGGGAGTGGGCGGACGGACGCTGGGTGCCGGACGCCCACGCCGCCGCCCGGCCCGTGCGTCCGCTCAACGGTGGGGGAGAGGGGGCGACACCCATCCTGCGGCGGCTGGGCCTGCCGGTTTTTCTGGGCGGGGCGCTGATGAATGAGCGGCCTGAACTGGCCGCCGCACTGGGCGGTCTCTACGCTGGTCCCGACGCCCCGGCGGCCGCCTCCATGATCTCCGGTACGCTGGGCCTGCAGTCGGAGGCCAGATCGGCTCATTCTGCCCCGCGCGGCTCGCCCCCGCATCACTCACCGCCGAACGATTCAGGGTCACACGACTCACCACCGCAGGGGGAAGACCAGTGA
- a CDS encoding 2-phosphoglycerate kinase: MTQPELRIGTPRHAFPFSRGLVVESLVNAGASGAVAAAAARRIEQHLRLSRRTLVTPAELQALMTEVARDLAGEEVAAAAASQTPAFVDILVTAKKGDLPFSRGVLARTLEDAGLTGREAYATASAVDVELRQEGVRRLSAEDIDNRTERALAGRYGEHLRLTYRYLRHNRGKLGVISSESTMPTPFSKGILTQSMLAAGVTPDVARKVARVTQRDLRGSEDRVVTRAAIRAKVEALLRDEVGPDVGARYRLLRVIRRPPRPVIVLLGGVSGTGKSFLAAEIAYRLGIARVVSTDSIREVMRAMVSPALLPTLHASTFNAWEALLPPGAPRPETPSKRALLAGFRDQVQQVNVGLGAVVARSVQEGSSLVLEGVHLVPGYLRADAFAGALVIPMLVTLPDPAEHRRHFQSRDVETAASRPLHRYMQYFDEIRAMQDELEDLARQEDVPLLDGLTLDESADQAVDVVLRRVMVALTPQERTELLGDPGDGEAAELTRDSVGD; encoded by the coding sequence TTGACCCAGCCAGAACTGCGAATCGGCACGCCACGGCACGCCTTTCCGTTCAGCCGGGGACTGGTAGTGGAATCGCTGGTGAACGCCGGGGCCTCTGGCGCGGTGGCGGCGGCAGCGGCGCGGCGCATCGAGCAGCACCTGCGGCTCTCAAGGCGCACCCTGGTCACGCCCGCCGAATTGCAGGCGCTGATGACCGAGGTGGCGCGCGATCTGGCGGGCGAGGAGGTGGCGGCGGCGGCGGCCAGCCAGACTCCGGCCTTCGTGGACATTCTGGTCACCGCCAAGAAGGGCGATCTGCCGTTCAGCCGGGGCGTGCTGGCCCGCACGCTGGAGGACGCGGGCCTGACCGGGCGCGAGGCCTACGCCACCGCCAGCGCCGTCGACGTGGAGCTGCGTCAGGAGGGCGTGCGCCGCCTGAGCGCCGAGGACATCGACAACCGCACCGAACGGGCGCTGGCGGGGCGCTACGGCGAACACCTGCGCCTGACCTACCGCTACCTGCGCCACAACCGGGGCAAACTGGGGGTGATCAGCAGCGAGAGCACCATGCCCACGCCGTTTTCCAAGGGCATTCTGACCCAGTCCATGCTGGCCGCCGGGGTCACGCCGGACGTGGCCCGCAAAGTGGCCCGCGTGACCCAGCGCGACCTACGCGGCTCCGAGGACCGGGTGGTGACCCGCGCTGCCATCCGCGCCAAGGTCGAAGCCCTGCTGCGCGACGAGGTGGGGCCGGACGTGGGCGCCCGTTACCGGCTGCTGCGCGTGATTCGCCGCCCCCCCCGCCCGGTGATCGTGTTGCTGGGCGGCGTCAGCGGCACCGGCAAGAGTTTTCTGGCCGCCGAGATCGCCTATCGCCTGGGGATTGCCCGCGTGGTCAGCACCGATTCCATCCGCGAGGTGATGCGCGCGATGGTGTCTCCGGCGCTGCTGCCCACGCTGCACGCCAGTACCTTCAACGCCTGGGAGGCGCTGCTGCCCCCCGGTGCGCCGCGCCCGGAAACGCCCAGCAAGCGGGCGCTGCTGGCGGGGTTCCGCGATCAGGTGCAGCAGGTCAACGTGGGCCTGGGCGCGGTGGTGGCCCGCTCGGTGCAGGAGGGCAGCAGCCTGGTCCTGGAGGGCGTGCATCTGGTCCCCGGCTACCTGCGCGCCGACGCTTTTGCCGGGGCGCTGGTGATTCCCATGCTGGTCACGCTGCCCGATCCCGCCGAACACCGCCGTCACTTCCAGAGCCGCGACGTGGAAACCGCCGCCAGCCGCCCGCTGCACCGCTACATGCAGTACTTCGACGAGATCCGCGCCATGCAGGACGAACTCGAAGACTTGGCCCGCCAGGAGGACGTGCCCCTGCTCGACGGCCTGACCCTGGACGAGAGCGCCGATCAGGCCGTGGACGTGGTCTTGAGGCGCGTGATGGTGGCCCTGACCCCGCAGGAACGCACGGAACTGCTGGGCGATCCGGGCGACGGCGAGGCGGCAGAGTTGACGCGGGACTCTGTGGGCGACTGA
- a CDS encoding NUDIX domain-containing protein, translated as MSHLSRTLPVKRAAHVYLVQDGKLLLVEERMDDGSIFYGLPGGKAHPGETLGDAAVRQVLVETGLTVTDLVFVSLLEGELLTGTRNECYANFGRFTATFSGELNPTDPEVVGIRWVPFAEVEMLVRYGPPPEIEERNPLIWVPTRDFVKGQPRAYYPI; from the coding sequence ATGAGTCACCTGTCACGCACCCTGCCCGTCAAGCGCGCCGCGCACGTGTATCTGGTTCAGGACGGCAAGCTGCTGCTGGTCGAGGAACGCATGGACGACGGCAGCATCTTCTACGGCCTGCCCGGCGGCAAGGCGCACCCCGGCGAGACGCTGGGCGACGCCGCCGTGCGGCAGGTGCTGGTGGAAACGGGGCTGACCGTCACCGATCTGGTGTTTGTCAGCCTGCTGGAAGGCGAGCTGCTGACCGGCACGCGCAACGAGTGCTACGCCAACTTCGGGCGCTTCACCGCCACCTTTTCCGGCGAGCTGAACCCCACCGATCCCGAGGTGGTGGGCATCCGCTGGGTGCCGTTTGCAGAGGTGGAGATGCTGGTCCGTTATGGCCCCCCACCGGAGATCGAGGAACGCAACCCGCTGATCTGGGTGCCGACGCGCGATTTCGTGAAGGGCCAGCCGCGCGCGTACTACCCGATCTAG